In bacterium YEK0313, one genomic interval encodes:
- a CDS encoding Aminoacyl carrier protein, translating into MTSQIRSIIARTVELPAGIDSLSDAADLYEAGMTSFGSVQLMLALEEAFDVEFPERMLNRKLFSSVASISAALDELVAERAES; encoded by the coding sequence ATGACGTCACAGATCCGCAGCATCATCGCCAGGACGGTCGAACTGCCCGCCGGCATCGACAGCCTGAGCGACGCCGCCGACCTCTATGAGGCCGGCATGACCTCCTTCGGCTCGGTCCAGCTCATGCTGGCGCTGGAAGAAGCGTTCGACGTCGAGTTTCCCGAGCGCATGCTCAACCGCAAGCTGTTCTCCTCGGTCGCCTCGATCAGCGCCGCGCTGGACGAACTCGTCGCCGAGCGCGCGGAGAGCTGA
- the acrC_2 gene encoding Acryloyl-CoA reductase (NADH): MADAPAADGATTLAARMKRVATVAAAAADQVDRDARFPREAVDALRGERLLGIMVPRDCGGEGAGFAEIAELCTILGTACASAGMVFAMHQIKTASLVHHGANSAWHRDFMARLARDQLLLASSTSEAGIGGDLRNSVCSIVPDGDHVTLEKDAIVISYALDADAILATARRAPDAASSDQVLVAIERAQADLAQTSTWDTLGMRGTTSHGFKLRARVPAAQVFPKPFAEIAAQSMLASSHLFWSSLWFGIAAGALAKAQNFVRAAARKAPTVAPPGAARLAAAAAELASLKALVRDGIARFERARRDDDELNTMAFAIAMNAVKVQASEKAVAIVQEALTIIGIQGYKNDTPFAVGRHLRDILSAPLMIANDRILANTATMLLMSRLDADLEG, from the coding sequence ATGGCCGACGCGCCCGCAGCCGACGGCGCCACGACGCTGGCCGCCCGCATGAAGCGCGTGGCGACGGTCGCGGCGGCCGCCGCCGACCAGGTCGACCGCGACGCCCGTTTCCCGCGCGAGGCGGTCGATGCGCTGCGCGGCGAGCGGCTGCTCGGCATCATGGTGCCGCGCGACTGTGGCGGCGAAGGCGCCGGCTTTGCCGAGATCGCCGAGCTCTGCACCATTCTGGGAACGGCTTGTGCCTCCGCGGGAATGGTCTTTGCGATGCATCAGATCAAGACCGCGAGCCTCGTCCATCACGGCGCCAACAGCGCCTGGCACCGTGACTTCATGGCCCGTCTCGCGCGCGACCAGCTGCTGCTCGCCTCCTCGACCTCCGAGGCCGGCATTGGCGGCGACCTGCGCAATTCGGTCTGCTCGATCGTGCCCGACGGCGACCATGTGACCCTGGAGAAGGACGCCATCGTCATCTCCTATGCGCTGGACGCCGACGCCATCCTGGCGACCGCCCGCCGGGCGCCGGATGCGGCCTCCTCCGACCAGGTCCTGGTCGCCATCGAGCGTGCCCAGGCGGATCTCGCCCAGACCTCGACCTGGGACACGCTCGGCATGCGCGGCACCACCTCCCACGGCTTCAAGCTCAGGGCGCGCGTGCCCGCCGCCCAGGTCTTCCCGAAACCCTTCGCCGAAATCGCCGCGCAGAGCATGCTGGCGAGCTCCCATCTGTTCTGGTCGAGCCTCTGGTTCGGCATTGCCGCCGGCGCGCTCGCCAAGGCGCAGAACTTCGTCCGCGCCGCCGCCCGCAAGGCGCCGACCGTCGCGCCTCCGGGCGCCGCCCGGCTCGCTGCGGCGGCCGCCGAGCTGGCCAGCCTCAAGGCCCTGGTCCGCGACGGCATCGCCCGGTTCGAGCGCGCCCGCCGCGACGACGACGAACTCAACACCATGGCCTTCGCCATCGCCATGAACGCCGTGAAGGTGCAGGCCTCCGAAAAGGCCGTGGCCATCGTCCAGGAAGCCCTGACCATCATCGGCATCCAGGGCTACAAGAACGACACGCCGTTCGCGGTCGGGCGCCATCTGCGCGACATCCTGTCGGCGCCGCTGATGATCGCCAACGACCGCATCCTGGCGAACACCGCCACCATGTTGCTGATGTCCCGGCTCGACGCCGATCTCGAGGGCTGA
- a CDS encoding Chain length determinant protein: MYDDDRADPIAPVPAPQTEASGPFGVDIIGALKRYWFLIAILGPLFGFGAYLASSLITPRFTSTAQIYVDPRGLPVLDSDPAARQQDSNAAINFVESQMRIITSQSVLARVVDSERLIEDPEFGATTGGSPWAVTLLNSLGLRRTPTAETLETREQLALMALYDRVIVRRPERTFVIEVTARASTAEKAAQIANAVAHAFMESQAAARSEAARRATQALTNRLDELRERVRVAEQRVEDFRRRNGLVGTRTQLVSEQQLTDANAALGLAQAKLTEAQARYDQIQQAARAGSQASALPEAIVSPTIATLRGQQADIRRRLADASAEFGPRHPSIRNLQAQVADVDRAIGEELGRIVRSARADLDRAKAADAAQRRLVDQLSAQAVSAGQAFVQLREMQREADVNRNLLNAFLSRSRETSELERMDTSNLRIITQAQPPRTRSFPPRGVVMAAAGFVAGVGAGGGLAVLLGLLFPGTLPQPASRTTVAGRPPVARLVY, encoded by the coding sequence ATGTACGACGACGATCGGGCCGATCCCATCGCGCCGGTTCCCGCACCGCAGACCGAGGCCAGCGGGCCATTCGGCGTGGACATCATCGGAGCGCTGAAGCGCTACTGGTTCCTGATCGCCATTCTCGGGCCGCTGTTCGGCTTCGGCGCCTATCTGGCCTCCAGCCTCATCACGCCCCGCTTCACGTCGACGGCGCAGATCTATGTCGATCCGCGTGGCCTGCCGGTGCTCGACAGCGACCCGGCCGCCCGCCAGCAGGATTCCAATGCGGCGATCAATTTCGTCGAGAGCCAGATGCGCATCATCACCTCGCAGAGCGTGCTTGCCCGCGTGGTCGACAGCGAGCGGCTGATCGAGGATCCCGAATTCGGTGCGACGACCGGCGGCTCGCCCTGGGCGGTGACGCTGCTCAACAGCCTCGGCCTGCGGCGCACGCCGACTGCCGAGACCCTCGAGACCCGCGAGCAACTGGCGCTGATGGCGCTCTATGACCGCGTGATCGTGCGCCGGCCCGAGCGGACTTTCGTCATCGAGGTGACGGCGCGGGCTTCGACCGCGGAGAAGGCCGCCCAGATCGCCAATGCCGTCGCTCACGCCTTCATGGAATCGCAGGCGGCCGCCCGTTCCGAGGCGGCGCGGCGCGCCACGCAGGCGCTGACCAACCGCCTCGACGAGCTGCGCGAACGCGTCCGCGTCGCCGAGCAGCGGGTCGAGGACTTCCGCCGCCGCAACGGCCTTGTCGGCACCCGCACGCAGCTCGTCAGCGAGCAGCAGCTGACCGATGCCAACGCCGCGCTCGGCCTCGCCCAGGCCAAGCTGACCGAGGCCCAGGCGCGCTACGACCAGATCCAGCAGGCCGCGCGGGCCGGCAGCCAGGCGAGCGCCCTGCCCGAAGCGATCGTCTCGCCGACCATCGCCACGCTGCGCGGCCAGCAGGCCGACATCCGCCGGCGCCTTGCCGACGCCTCGGCCGAATTCGGCCCACGCCATCCGAGCATCCGCAACCTGCAGGCCCAGGTCGCCGACGTCGACCGCGCCATCGGCGAGGAACTCGGCCGCATCGTCCGCTCGGCCCGCGCCGATCTCGACCGCGCCAAGGCGGCGGATGCGGCCCAGCGCCGGCTGGTCGATCAGCTCAGCGCCCAGGCGGTGAGCGCCGGCCAGGCCTTCGTGCAGCTGCGCGAAATGCAGCGCGAGGCCGACGTCAACCGCAACCTGCTCAACGCCTTCCTGTCGCGCTCCCGCGAGACCAGCGAGCTCGAGCGGATGGACACCAGTAACCTGCGCATCATCACCCAGGCACAGCCGCCGCGGACGCGCTCGTTCCCGCCGCGCGGGGTGGTCATGGCCGCCGCCGGCTTCGTCGCCGGTGTCGGTGCCGGCGGCGGCCTCGCCGTGCTGCTCGGCCTCCTGTTCCCCGGCACCCTGCCGCAGCCGGCCAGCCGCACCACCGTGGCCGGACGCCCGCCGGTCGCCCGGCTCGTCTACTGA
- the wcaJ_2 gene encoding UDP-glucose:undecaprenyl-phosphate glucose-1-phosphate transferase, with translation MTMKDLDLPLGVVARRARGGYAWTRLAMRVATAAADWIVIAATSFAISLAYNRLGADDWWSSRGQVNLAVMLASLFVMLNVVRGQYQIGNYIAGEQKVGTALTLWATTFLTLMAFAFATKTSEGLSRVAVISTFVVGIPVLLGTRRLVSRLMTLGSKIGLIQARRVLLVGRENDVTAFAMRYQPWNAGMHIAGTGLLTSERSGEPSRGDIARIVAQARHMQLDDVLIIVPWSQTATIDRLIDAFMRMPVTVHLGPERIFDRFDEVRIAKTGGIASLQLGRPPLSAGEVMLKRALDIVLASIALVLFAPLLLLIALAIRIDSPGPALFRQRRLGFNQEAFSILKFRSMTVADDGDVIRQATRNDQRVTRVGRFLRRWNLDELPQIINVLYGQMSLVGPRPHAIAHDRQFDDGRIRLYARRHNVKPGITGWAQVHGLRGETDTVEKMQARVEHDLYYIDNWSILLDIEIIIRTVFSKKAYDNAF, from the coding sequence ATGACGATGAAGGATCTCGATCTGCCCCTGGGCGTCGTCGCAAGACGCGCACGCGGCGGATATGCCTGGACGCGCCTCGCCATGCGCGTCGCCACGGCTGCCGCCGACTGGATCGTCATCGCCGCCACTTCCTTTGCGATCTCGCTCGCCTACAACCGGCTCGGCGCCGACGACTGGTGGTCGTCGCGCGGCCAGGTCAATCTCGCCGTGATGCTCGCCAGCCTGTTCGTCATGCTCAACGTGGTGCGGGGGCAATATCAGATCGGCAACTACATTGCCGGCGAGCAGAAGGTCGGCACGGCCCTGACGCTGTGGGCGACCACCTTCCTGACGCTCATGGCCTTTGCCTTCGCCACCAAGACCAGCGAAGGCCTCTCGCGCGTCGCGGTCATCTCCACCTTCGTCGTCGGCATTCCGGTCCTGCTCGGCACGCGCCGGCTGGTCAGCCGGCTGATGACCCTCGGCTCGAAGATCGGGCTGATCCAGGCGCGCCGCGTGCTTCTGGTCGGCCGCGAGAACGACGTGACCGCCTTCGCCATGCGTTACCAGCCCTGGAACGCCGGCATGCACATTGCCGGCACGGGCCTTCTGACGTCGGAGCGCTCGGGCGAGCCGAGCCGCGGCGACATCGCCCGGATCGTCGCCCAGGCGCGGCATATGCAGCTCGACGACGTGCTGATCATCGTGCCCTGGTCGCAGACCGCCACGATCGACCGGCTGATCGACGCCTTCATGCGCATGCCGGTCACCGTCCATCTCGGCCCGGAGCGCATCTTCGACCGGTTCGACGAGGTCCGCATCGCCAAGACCGGCGGCATTGCCAGCCTGCAGCTGGGCCGGCCGCCTCTGTCGGCAGGCGAAGTGATGCTGAAGCGGGCGCTCGACATCGTGCTGGCTTCGATCGCGCTTGTGCTGTTCGCCCCGCTGCTGCTCCTGATCGCGCTCGCCATCAGGATCGACAGCCCCGGCCCGGCCCTGTTCCGGCAGCGCCGCCTCGGCTTCAACCAGGAAGCCTTTTCGATCCTGAAATTCCGCTCCATGACCGTGGCCGACGATGGCGACGTGATCCGGCAGGCCACCCGCAACGACCAGCGCGTCACCCGCGTCGGCCGCTTCTTGAGGCGCTGGAATCTCGACGAGCTGCCGCAGATCATCAACGTGCTCTACGGCCAAATGTCGCTGGTCGGCCCACGCCCGCATGCGATCGCCCATGACCGGCAGTTCGACGATGGGCGCATCAGGCTCTATGCGCGCCGCCACAACGTCAAGCCGGGCATTACCGGCTGGGCCCAGGTGCACGGCCTGCGCGGCGAGACCGACACGGTCGAGAAGATGCAGGCCCGCGTCGAGCACGACCTCTACTACATCGACAACTGGTCGATCCTGCTCGACATCGAGATCATCATCCGCACGGTCTTCTCGAAAAAGGCCTACGACAACGCCTTTTAG
- a CDS encoding Polysaccharide deacetylase — MPMGQAVNANGDAVIDRFGARLGHALAVRLPLRTVAMRNPRPLLSFTFDDFPASAHATGAGLIEARGARGTFFACTSQLGTAQEHWTVAGPDAVGDLHRRGHEIGLHTHSHRPVFNMAPAEFEADLAANKVALRQLVPGLRRETFAYPFGFASMGRKRQLGRLARASRSVQPGVNAGRLDPDFIKAVELIDCGLSQARLDNLLDETVARRGWLVFLTHDVAPQPTKFGASPGLMNAALDGALRRGIEILPMRDALDQIGLD; from the coding sequence ATGCCGATGGGCCAGGCGGTCAACGCCAATGGCGATGCCGTCATCGACAGGTTCGGCGCGCGGCTGGGCCATGCGCTGGCGGTTCGCCTGCCGCTGCGGACCGTCGCGATGCGCAACCCGCGCCCGCTGCTCTCCTTCACCTTCGACGATTTTCCCGCATCCGCCCATGCGACCGGCGCCGGCCTGATCGAGGCCCGCGGCGCGCGCGGCACCTTTTTCGCCTGCACGAGCCAGCTCGGCACGGCCCAGGAGCACTGGACCGTGGCCGGTCCTGACGCCGTCGGCGACCTCCACCGGCGCGGCCACGAGATCGGCCTGCACACCCATTCGCACCGGCCGGTCTTCAACATGGCGCCCGCCGAGTTCGAAGCCGATCTCGCCGCCAACAAGGTCGCTCTGCGCCAGTTGGTTCCCGGCCTCCGGCGCGAAACCTTCGCCTATCCCTTCGGCTTTGCCAGCATGGGCCGCAAGCGCCAGCTCGGCAGGCTGGCGCGGGCGAGCCGCTCGGTCCAGCCGGGCGTCAATGCCGGGCGGCTCGATCCCGACTTCATCAAGGCCGTCGAGCTGATCGATTGCGGCCTGAGCCAGGCCCGACTCGACAACCTGCTCGACGAAACGGTGGCACGCCGTGGCTGGCTGGTCTTCCTGACCCACGACGTGGCGCCGCAGCCGACGAAGTTCGGCGCGTCGCCGGGCCTGATGAACGCCGCCCTGGACGGCGCCCTCCGGCGCGGCATCGAGATCCTGCCGATGCGCGACGCACTCGACCAGATCGGCCTCGACTAG
- a CDS encoding Glycosyl transferase family 2 — translation MDLSLGETMSDAEVAPGREFASSPDLDRGSIRAVVVVPTFRRPDMLAATLASLGGQATGTAFAVVVVENDAAGRAGAAVARAVFEAGALPGFCIVEAAQGNVHAINAGFAAALDSFPAADLFLMMDDDEVASPGWLDAMVSAAEREKADVVGGPVVPRFAVGAPALMARHPVFWPAYDASGPVAMIYGSGNCLMRRKVFERLGRPAFDPRFNFLGGGDMDFFTRCRNAGFRSYWAAEALITETVPAERARVSWILKRGLRIGAINRAVDRKNAPGPAGAAKILAKDLAILPLSLLRALRDLVRTGNPLVATHQLAVAGGRIGGIFGKEPEPYRADRILPA, via the coding sequence ATGGATCTGTCCTTGGGTGAGACGATGTCTGACGCCGAAGTTGCACCGGGACGGGAATTCGCGTCCAGCCCAGATCTCGACCGCGGCAGCATCCGCGCCGTGGTCGTCGTGCCGACATTTCGCAGGCCCGACATGCTGGCGGCAACGCTCGCCTCGCTCGGCGGCCAGGCGACCGGGACGGCCTTTGCCGTGGTCGTGGTCGAGAACGATGCCGCGGGGCGCGCGGGCGCGGCCGTGGCGCGCGCCGTGTTCGAGGCAGGCGCCTTGCCCGGCTTCTGCATCGTCGAGGCGGCCCAGGGCAATGTCCATGCGATCAATGCCGGCTTTGCCGCGGCGCTCGACAGCTTTCCGGCCGCCGACCTGTTCCTGATGATGGACGACGACGAGGTGGCCTCGCCCGGCTGGCTGGACGCCATGGTGTCGGCGGCCGAGCGCGAGAAGGCCGATGTCGTCGGCGGGCCGGTCGTGCCGCGTTTCGCCGTGGGAGCGCCGGCGCTGATGGCCCGCCACCCGGTGTTCTGGCCGGCCTATGACGCGAGCGGGCCGGTGGCGATGATCTATGGCAGCGGCAACTGCCTGATGCGCCGGAAGGTCTTCGAGCGGCTGGGGCGGCCGGCCTTCGATCCGCGCTTCAATTTTCTCGGCGGTGGCGACATGGATTTCTTCACCCGCTGCCGCAATGCCGGGTTCCGGTCGTATTGGGCGGCCGAGGCGCTGATCACCGAGACCGTGCCGGCGGAGCGCGCGCGCGTCTCATGGATCCTCAAGCGCGGCCTGCGCATCGGGGCGATCAACCGGGCGGTCGACCGCAAGAACGCGCCGGGGCCGGCGGGCGCGGCGAAGATCCTCGCCAAGGACCTCGCCATCCTGCCGCTGTCGCTGCTGCGCGCGCTGCGCGACCTTGTCCGGACCGGCAATCCGCTGGTCGCGACGCACCAGCTCGCGGTGGCCGGCGGCCGGATCGGCGGCATTTTCGGCAAGGAGCCGGAGCCCTATCGCGCCGACCGGATCCTGCCGGCATGA
- the comR_4 gene encoding HTH-type transcriptional repressor ComR — translation MLERVRRVFLEKGFSAASLDDLAKAAGLNRPSLYAAFGNKEDLYLKVIADYGRQTAAAIDRIMAADQPLDQRLTKLFRVTVAAYTAPPRPQGCMIVGTASVEAPTHPAIGQAGAAFFAGNEAALERAFARAVGAGEIAAAPAPAARARLCGAFFDTLAVRARLGATAEELTAFALSVIPLVLGSAPAPA, via the coding sequence GTGCTGGAACGGGTCCGCAGGGTATTTCTCGAAAAGGGCTTTTCGGCCGCCTCGCTCGACGATCTCGCGAAGGCCGCCGGTCTCAACCGGCCGAGCCTCTATGCCGCTTTCGGCAACAAGGAGGATCTCTATCTCAAGGTGATCGCCGACTATGGCCGGCAGACTGCGGCGGCGATCGACCGGATCATGGCCGCCGACCAGCCGCTCGACCAGCGCCTCACCAAGCTCTTCCGCGTCACCGTCGCCGCCTATACGGCGCCGCCCCGGCCGCAAGGCTGCATGATCGTCGGCACTGCCTCGGTGGAGGCCCCGACCCACCCGGCCATCGGCCAGGCGGGAGCCGCCTTCTTCGCCGGCAACGAGGCGGCGCTGGAACGGGCCTTCGCACGGGCCGTCGGCGCGGGCGAGATCGCCGCCGCCCCCGCGCCCGCCGCACGCGCCCGGCTATGCGGAGCCTTCTTCGACACGCTGGCCGTGCGCGCGCGACTGGGTGCGACCGCCGAGGAGCTGACCGCCTTCGCCCTCTCGGTCATACCGCTGGTGCTGGGATCCGCCCCCGCTCCGGCATGA
- a CDS encoding Alpha/beta hydrolase family protein, which translates to MIPLVFDGVMARLHPAEAAKASGLGVVIVPPHGLEALAAAKSLRLLAEALAAHGHAALRFDLPGTGDSLGADTDPDRLDAWTDSIAGAAHQLAVQAGVTGIVLVGLRLGALLAARAAPAVDELAGLVLLDPVMRGRAYGRELMITARAVAEGARLDPEATSTPAGLSIGGLQTSTSTLDALKSLDLAKLPPPPAPVLVLHRKGVLDAAALGKAWTDNAVTAEEATGFEAIGLSPTVAVTPVAAIERCCAWVDALPRRARTTAVAAAPARLQGPDFVEEAVTFGPQNRLFAVACRPTAGDAGSMLLIVNAGRNPHIGWARGAVTLARRLAGEGIASFRMDVGGVGDGADRPGAADTLDQVLYHPDLVGDVSAALDWLEANGYPRIALMGACSGAHLALHSAAADARVQGLVLVNIQRFVWREGETVEQAIASSYAVASSYVSKLWDLKAWSKVLSGERSLVPLITEFARRLLARARGFVPSAETRAARALMARLDQRKVPVDLVYSDDDAGLEELARHFGARGRHLGRMRRVRFGTIPDTDHDLTPEAAREALFVRTLAAARTWRESAQDTGSKP; encoded by the coding sequence ATGATCCCCCTCGTCTTCGACGGCGTGATGGCGCGGCTCCATCCGGCCGAGGCGGCCAAGGCCTCCGGGCTCGGCGTGGTGATCGTGCCGCCGCACGGCCTCGAGGCCCTGGCCGCCGCGAAGAGCCTCCGGCTTCTGGCCGAGGCCCTTGCCGCGCACGGCCATGCGGCGCTGCGCTTCGACCTGCCGGGCACGGGCGATTCACTTGGCGCCGATACCGATCCGGACCGCCTGGACGCCTGGACGGACAGCATTGCCGGTGCGGCGCACCAGCTTGCCGTCCAGGCCGGGGTGACCGGCATCGTTCTCGTCGGCCTGCGTCTCGGCGCGCTGCTTGCTGCGCGCGCAGCGCCGGCCGTCGACGAACTCGCAGGCCTGGTCCTGCTCGACCCGGTCATGCGTGGCCGTGCCTATGGCCGCGAGCTGATGATCACCGCCCGCGCCGTCGCCGAAGGCGCCCGGCTCGACCCGGAAGCGACCTCGACGCCGGCCGGCCTCAGCATCGGTGGACTGCAGACCAGCACCTCGACGCTCGACGCGCTCAAATCGCTCGACCTGGCGAAGCTGCCGCCGCCGCCTGCACCCGTGCTGGTGCTGCATCGCAAGGGCGTGCTCGATGCCGCCGCCCTCGGCAAGGCCTGGACCGACAATGCCGTGACGGCGGAGGAGGCCACGGGCTTCGAGGCGATCGGGCTCAGCCCGACCGTCGCGGTGACGCCGGTGGCCGCAATCGAGCGATGCTGTGCCTGGGTCGACGCCCTGCCCCGCCGCGCCCGGACGACGGCCGTGGCAGCCGCGCCGGCCAGGCTGCAGGGCCCCGATTTTGTCGAGGAGGCGGTCACGTTCGGTCCGCAGAACCGGCTGTTCGCCGTCGCCTGCCGGCCGACGGCGGGCGATGCCGGCTCGATGCTGCTGATCGTCAATGCCGGCCGCAACCCGCATATCGGCTGGGCCCGCGGCGCGGTCACCCTGGCCCGGCGGCTGGCTGGCGAAGGCATTGCGAGCTTCCGCATGGATGTTGGCGGCGTCGGCGACGGCGCCGATCGCCCCGGCGCCGCCGATACGCTCGACCAGGTGCTCTATCACCCCGACCTCGTCGGCGACGTGAGCGCGGCGCTCGACTGGCTGGAAGCGAACGGCTATCCGCGCATCGCGCTCATGGGCGCCTGCAGCGGCGCGCATCTCGCCCTCCACAGCGCGGCCGCCGATGCCCGTGTCCAAGGCCTGGTGCTGGTCAATATCCAGCGTTTCGTCTGGCGGGAGGGCGAGACGGTCGAGCAGGCCATCGCCTCCAGCTACGCCGTCGCGTCGAGTTACGTCTCCAAGCTCTGGGACCTCAAGGCCTGGTCCAAGGTGCTGAGCGGCGAGCGCTCGCTGGTGCCGCTGATCACCGAATTCGCCCGCCGGCTTCTCGCGCGGGCGCGCGGCTTCGTGCCCTCGGCCGAAACGCGCGCGGCGCGCGCCCTGATGGCCAGGCTCGACCAGCGCAAGGTGCCGGTCGATCTCGTCTACAGCGACGACGATGCCGGCCTCGAGGAGCTCGCGCGCCATTTTGGTGCGCGTGGTCGGCATCTCGGCCGGATGCGTCGGGTCCGGTTCGGCACCATTCCCGATACGGATCACGATCTGACGCCGGAAGCCGCACGCGAGGCGCTGTTCGTCCGCACGCTCGCCGCGGCCCGGACCTGGCGCGAGTCTGCGCAGGACACCGGCTCGAAGCCCTGA
- a CDS encoding Amino acid--[acyl-carrier-protein] ligase — protein sequence MQATTGFLDELFDKGLLIETGVDGLYGRSGVFEAIGDGFQNLVTRYAGDDKAEVVRFPPAMSRTVFERSGYMKSFPQLAGTIHCFHGDNAAHVDLLQTIESKGDWTKGQTASEVVLTPAACYPLYPAAAKRGPLPPEGRLFDLLSYCFRHEPSRDPARQQMFRMREFVRMGTPDQVTAFRADWLERGQKLIAELGLPFAVDVANDPFFGRTGKMLAVNQRDQRLKFELLVPIESEEKPTACLSFNYHQDHFGKTFELSAEGGETAHTACVGFGHERVILALLKHHGTDVEAWPASVRKALWG from the coding sequence ATGCAGGCCACTACCGGATTTCTCGATGAACTGTTCGACAAGGGCCTGTTGATCGAGACGGGTGTCGACGGCCTCTACGGCCGCTCCGGCGTCTTCGAGGCGATCGGCGACGGCTTCCAGAATCTCGTCACGCGTTATGCCGGCGACGACAAGGCCGAGGTGGTGCGCTTCCCGCCGGCGATGAGCCGGACGGTGTTCGAGCGCTCCGGCTACATGAAGAGCTTCCCGCAGCTCGCCGGCACCATCCACTGCTTCCATGGCGACAACGCCGCCCATGTCGATCTGCTGCAGACCATCGAGAGCAAGGGCGACTGGACCAAGGGACAGACGGCGAGCGAGGTCGTGCTGACGCCCGCCGCCTGCTATCCGCTCTATCCGGCCGCCGCCAAGCGCGGCCCGCTGCCACCCGAAGGCCGCCTGTTCGACCTTCTCTCCTACTGCTTCCGCCACGAGCCGTCGCGCGATCCGGCGCGCCAGCAGATGTTCCGCATGCGCGAATTCGTCCGCATGGGCACGCCCGACCAGGTCACCGCCTTCCGCGCCGACTGGCTGGAGCGGGGCCAGAAGCTGATCGCCGAGCTCGGCCTGCCTTTCGCCGTCGATGTCGCCAACGATCCGTTCTTCGGCCGCACCGGCAAGATGCTCGCCGTCAACCAGCGCGACCAGCGCCTGAAGTTCGAGCTGCTGGTCCCGATCGAGAGCGAGGAGAAGCCCACGGCCTGCCTCAGCTTCAACTACCATCAGGACCATTTCGGCAAGACCTTCGAGCTCAGCGCCGAAGGCGGCGAGACCGCCCACACCGCCTGCGTCGGCTTCGGCCACGAGCGGGTGATCCTCGCCCTGCTCAAGCATCACGGCACCGACGTCGAAGCCTGGCCGGCTTCCGTGCGCAAGGCGCTCTGGGGCTGA
- a CDS encoding Glycosyl transferases group 1, translated as MNAQAMTRMLMLISDAEATCGVEAFARHLAATAGPRAATHVLDRDAGGLRRALAGSDALVINLPVVAWKKKLAEPVIAAGLARSGGRGLVLVLHEWADLDWKRRASYAPLLPLATAVLFSSPEVARQFAASPLSRLTTGRRGIVPIPPNLIRPAATALTPAAATLAAARKQGRLIIGHFGSIYPKKQSTIVLDVAARLRERGEDPFLAFIGSFVKGSDQVEADFRARAETLGLADRVLVTGYVATDAEVFGLFDQVDVFLYAFAEGLTSRRASVLAAAASGRPVVVNAPREPGAFEHHPTYRRLIDAGRLVLVPTGASVDALADAVLASHGAAPLPGAVDAATAWREALAAVDAV; from the coding sequence ATGAACGCGCAGGCGATGACGCGCATGCTGATGCTGATATCCGATGCCGAAGCGACTTGTGGCGTCGAGGCCTTCGCCCGCCACCTCGCGGCGACCGCCGGACCGCGGGCTGCGACCCATGTTCTCGACCGCGATGCCGGCGGCCTGCGCCGGGCGCTGGCAGGCAGCGACGCGCTGGTGATCAACCTGCCGGTGGTGGCCTGGAAGAAGAAGCTGGCGGAGCCGGTCATCGCGGCCGGCCTCGCGCGGTCGGGCGGGCGCGGGCTCGTCCTCGTCCTGCACGAATGGGCCGATCTCGACTGGAAGCGGCGGGCGAGCTACGCGCCCCTTCTGCCGCTGGCGACCGCCGTCCTGTTCTCGTCGCCGGAAGTGGCGCGCCAGTTCGCCGCAAGCCCGCTGTCGCGCCTGACGACCGGGCGGCGCGGCATCGTGCCGATCCCGCCGAACCTGATCCGTCCCGCGGCGACGGCGCTGACACCAGCCGCGGCGACGCTCGCCGCCGCGCGCAAGCAGGGACGGCTGATCATCGGCCATTTCGGTTCGATCTATCCGAAGAAGCAGTCGACCATCGTGCTCGATGTCGCCGCCAGGCTGCGGGAGCGCGGCGAAGACCCGTTCCTCGCCTTCATCGGTTCCTTCGTGAAGGGCAGCGACCAGGTCGAGGCCGACTTCAGGGCGCGCGCCGAAACCCTCGGCCTCGCCGACCGCGTCCTCGTCACGGGTTATGTCGCGACCGACGCAGAAGTGTTCGGCCTGTTCGATCAGGTCGACGTCTTTCTCTACGCCTTTGCCGAGGGCCTGACCTCGCGCCGCGCGAGCGTCCTGGCGGCGGCAGCCTCCGGCCGTCCCGTGGTGGTCAATGCGCCGCGCGAGCCGGGGGCCTTCGAGCACCACCCGACCTACCGGCGTCTCATCGATGCGGGCAGGCTGGTGCTGGTGCCGACCGGAGCTTCGGTTGACGCGCTCGCCGACGCGGTGCTCGCCTCGCATGGCGCAGCGCCGCTGCCCGGGGCGGTGGACGCCGCGACGGCCTGGCGCGAGGCCCTGGCCGCCGTCGACGCGGTCTGA